Part of the Sphingopyxis sp. 113P3 genome, GAGACCATTATGACGGACGGGACATCCCCGATCATCCGACCCGTCCCGAGTTCAGCGCTCCGAAACTCTGGTGGAATCCCTCAGTCTCGCCAGGCGGGCTCGCCTGGTACGGCGGCGACCTCTATCCGGGTTGGAAAAACAGTCTGCTGATGGGGGCGCTCTCAGGGGAGGGACTGATCCGCATGGCCATCGATGGCGACAAGCTCCATAAATCCGACCGCTGGGACTTCGGCGCTCGCATCCGCGAGGTCGAGGTAAATGAAGACGGATCGGTTTGGCTGCTTACCGACGGAAAGGACGGAAAGCTACTCAAGCTGGTTCCCAAGAGCTAGCGCTTGCGCTCTCGTCCAGGGGACTTGATAGGGCCCTCGCTTTCCCCACCTTGGTACCCGGCAGGGATGGAAAACGCCCGCGTTGGCGGGAAAGACGAACGGAGCGTCCATGACCCGCACCTTCTGCTCCCTCGGCACCCGGAAATCCGCCTCTCTGCCAGGCACCGACGCCCCCCCGCCCCTCGCGCTTCTCTGGGGCGAAGCAGGCGGGCTGCTGCGCGCGCTCTGTGGCCGCGTCGGGCGCCTTGGCCGAATCCCCAATCCTGATAGCCCTCATCCGCCCGTGATGGTGCTGCCGGGCTTTCTGTCGGGCGACTGGGCCACCAGGACGCTGCGCGCCGACCTCCGCCGTGCGGGTTTTCGCTGCTACGCGTGGGGCCTTGGTTTTAACCGCGGCGCAACGGCCGACCTCCTCGAGCGCATCGACGGCCGCGTCGAGTGGATCATCGCCCGGACGGGACGCGCGCCCGCGCTTGTCGGCTGGAGTCTGGGCGGCATTTACGCGCGCGAATATGCCAAACATCATCCCGACAAGGTCGCGCGCGTCGTGACGCTCGGGTCGCCCTTTTCAGGGAGCCGCCGCGCCAACCGCGCATGGCGCCTCTATCATGCTGTTGCCCGGCATCCTGTCGAGTGTCCGCCGGTTGATTTCCACCCAGCACCGCGCCCCGCCATTCCAACATTCGCTCTATGGTCGCCGCGCGACGGCATCGTCGCCCCGGGGAGTGCGCGCGGCCTGCCGAGCGAAAGCGACCGGCAGGTGGAAGTCGACTGCAGCCATATGGGCTTCGCTTATGCTCCCGCCTCGGTGGCGGCGATCGTCACGGCCCTCACCGAAGAGGCCAGCGCGCGCGCCTGACCGCTCAGCACACGTCAATACGGTCGAGCGGCGCCGCACGCCATGCAAGCAACATCCGCCCAGGCCGCCGCCCCGCGAGGCCCGTCGACACGAAGCCCACGCGGCGCAGCAGCGCCCGCGAGCGCGCATTGTCGGGGTGGCATTCGGCCACGATCGAGCAACCGGGCCGCGAGGCCGCGAGCGCGTCGATCACCGCACGCACTGCCTCGGTCGCAAGGCCGTGTCCCCGCGAGCGCGCCGCGAACCAATATCCGATCTCAAAGTGACCCCCGGTACGGCGATGGACGCCGATCACGCCGTCGAGCGCGGTCCCACCGACGCTGCGGACAGCGTGAAAGACATCGCCGCGGCCCGACCCCGCAATCAGCGCGCGCGCATCGCTTTCGGTGAAAGGCTCGTGCAGGAAATCGATCTGCGACGTCACCGTCTCGTCGGTGATTGCCGCAAGTGCGCGGGCATCATCGGCGGTAAGCGGCGCGATGCGGCACCGCTCGGTCGACAGGGCAAGCAAGGTATCGGTCATGTCGCGTCTTCTTCTCAAAACGCGCGCCGTGACGGAGGAGGATTGCTTGATGCTGACCAATCGCCTGTCCGAACACGGCGGCGATGGTCACAGGATGATGCCATGCCGCTCCTAGGTAAAGGAGCGCCAATACGCCTTGAAACGAAGGGATCGGTCGTTGGTCATCGCAGCGGTCTCTAACAGCTTTGACGGCGGCGATCAACGCCGGCCACAGCCGCAAGGCAGGACAATTTCTGCCGGTCGGTGAGGAGCGAGCCGCGCGCGGTCGCTACACCAGCTCAGCCCCCCTTTCCTTCCTCAAAATGCCAAGAGAGAAAATATCCGCAAGATCATAACGAATTGCGTTACTGTTTCACAGTCTCGAAGAACAGAAAAACCAGTTCTGAGGAAAGATCTTTCCTTTTTCAAGACTTGATTAAATTTTGGGAAATGCCATATTGGCCTTGGCGGGCAAGGCACTGTCTTCATTCCCTCTGACGTGCCGGCACGACGCAGCGCGCGTGCTCCGAAAGGATACCCCGCCACCATATTTTGGTCGTGGTCGAACGCGGCGCTTGCCCGCAAGATGTCGGCGACGCCGCCGCCCCATCCCCCGCCATCGCTCCATGCCGATGACAGCTTTGAAGACAATGCCCCGCCGCGCATGCGACCGGCGAGGCATATTTCAAGTCCATACGCCATGATCGACGGTCATCTGCGCCCCCACCGGCGGGACCTTTAAGGCAGGCGGCGGGGGCGCTTGGGCCGTTCAGCGACCAGGAATCAGAGCGGGGTCAGCATGGCTCCGAATGACACGAGGGCGAGCAGGGCGACCGGGATGAGCAGCAGAAGCGATGAGATATCTTCGCCAGCCCTTCCGATGCGATCCGCGTCGAAAGCTTCGAAGCGGGGCGCCGCGGCCGAGCCAGGCCTCGGGATTTGGGCATGCAACGGCTCGACAGGACTGTCCTCCAACGCGCGGTCGCGCTCGAAGGATACAAAATGAATAGACATGGCAGTTTCTTTCACAGTGATAGGTAAGCAGAACGACAGGGGGTCGATCCGCCCGGCGATCAGCCGATCAGCCACCAGAGCGCCGCTCCAGCTGCCGCGACGGGGAGGATGAGCAAGAGCGACAGAAGTCTGCTCGATACGCTGAGCTCGTCGCCGTGGTCGCGGTAGAAGGCGGCAAGCTTGTCCGACAGCGCGTCGTCGGCCGTCATCACGGCCTTGTCGATCAACGGCAGGTCGGGAAAGATTGCGACAAGCCGGGCGAGTTCGAACGAGTCAAGCCGCGGATAGCGGGCGAGCAGGCGTTCGGCTTCCTGCGTCTTCCGGCACGCGCGGCGGACAGCGGGATGAGATCGGGTCGCCATTGTGAGTAGCTCCATTGTCCAGCAAAGAGGACCGGACGGCGCAGCGTCCGTCCGGGTGGGAGAATTTGCCTCGCATCAGGAGAAAGGGGCGCGGACATCCTGCCGCCGGCCCATCACGAGATGCCATGCACCGGACGCAGCCTGGCGGGCCCGCGTCCGGCTAGACGCCAATCAGCAGGCGTCCGCTGGTGCAGAAAGGATCTTTGACACTCATGACGGCTCCGTAGATAACGGTGTCACAGAAATATTCAAGATATGCGCGACCATTGACGGCAGAGTGACAAGACCATTTAATTTTAACGGAAAGAAATATTCTAAAATTTCCGGAGATAGTCCTAATTTTGTTACTTTTCATTAAAGATCACTGCGGTGGCCACACCCAAACGGAAGATCTTCAATTATATTTTTGTCAGATATTCTATTTTCTACCGGCACTGGGAGCGACGGTGTGCTTTGGGAATGAGGAGAGCGCGCCCGCCCAGGACATGAAGTCGCTGCAGGTCATCCCCGCGGTCCTGCGATCATCAACAGGACGGTCGGCTTGCTCCGAGGCGCAGAAGATCGAACTCAGGCCCGATCGATTGGGCCCGCATCGATCAAGGGCGCCGCGTCCATGTCGGCTGCGCCCAATATGTCCGCCAGCCGCTCTGTGCCAGCGAGGACCATCGCTTGCTCCCACGCAGGCAGCGCCGAGAAGCGGGCGCTGAATATTTCCTGCAACATATCGGGGGCCTCCGCGAGGCGGCGCCTGCCCTCGGGCGTCGCCTCGAGCAGCATCCGCCGCTTATCCCTATCGCTGCGCGCGCGCGTCACGAGGCGCAAGGCTACAAGCCGGTCCACGATTGCGGTAATCGTCGCGTGGCTGAATTGCAGGCGCTGCGCGACCACACCCGGGGTAACCTCTTCCCCACCATCAATCTCGCGCAGGACCAGCAATTGCGAGGGCGTGAGCCCCGTCGCAGAGGCAAGGCGCCGCGTGCCGCCTTCAGCCGCGCGCAGGACGCGCCGCAGGGCCTTCAATGTCGCGCTCGCTATCTCCGAATCCATGGGCATTTGTTAGCGGCCTCGCCCGCCCCCGCAAAGCGCTTACGGACCAAGGGCACACCATTCTTTTTCACCTCTCGAAAGATTAAATGCCCGCCTTGGGGTTGAGATCAGCCATGAACCCCTTATATTTCCTTCGAATCATGATCAGACCGCCTTTGGGTCATCGGAAAATCATTTCAGGAGATGAAAGATATTTGTTCGGCAAAAAGACGCAGAGTCATTGCCTCCAGGGAAAGATCGGGATGAAGCGCCAGCCGTCGCGGACGAAATCCTGCTACGCAAGCCGAGGGCCGCAGACGGACCAGCCATAACCGCGTTGATTGCGGCCTGCCCGCCGCTTGATCGCAACAGCCGCTATTGCAACCTTCTGCAATGCGCGCATTTCGCCGACAATTGCATTGTCGCCGAAAAGGCGGGCCGCATCGTCGGCTGGGTCTCAGGCTATCGCCCTCCTTCGGAGCCTGACACCTTTTTTGTCTGGCAGGTCGCCGTCTCGGCAGAGGGGCGCGGGAAGCAGCTTGCCCGCCGCATGATCTCCGCCCTGCTTGCAAGGCCGGAGCAGCGGGATGCGACCCATCTGATCACCACGATAACCGATGACAATGAGGCGTCATGGCGTCTGTTTCGCGGGCTAGCCAGAGATTGGCGAGCCCCCCTTGAGCGGAAGGCGTTTTTCGAGCGCGAAACCCACTTCGCCGGCGCCCACGCTACCGAGTTCCTGGCCCGCATCGGACCTATTGATCGCCAGACCATTCACGAAAAACGGGGTTGAACCATGACCATGTCACCTGAACCGTCCGGCACGATTCCGGACACGGCCATCTATGATCGCCGCGAATCCGCAGTCAGAAGCTATGCCCGCTCGATGCCGCGCCAGTTCGGCCGCGCCGAAGGCGTGTGGATGCATGACGATCAGGGCGGCCGGTATCTCGACTTTCTGTCGGGCTGCTCAACGCTCAACTATGGTCACAATCATCCGATTTTGAAGCAGGCCTTGCTCGACTATATTTCCGCGGACGGTATCGCACACGGGCTCGACCTTCACACCAGCGCCAAGCAAGACTTTCTCTCGGCTTTCGAGGAGCTGATTCTGAAGCCGCGCGGGCTCGATTATCGGGCGATGTTCACTGGGCCCACGGGCACCAATGCGGTCGAGGCCGCGATCAAGCTCGCGCGCAAGATTACGGGCCGCGAGTTGGTGATTGCCTTCACCAATGGCTTCCACGGCATGACGCTCGGCGCGCTCGCCTGCACCGGCAACGCTGCCAAGCGCGGGGGCGCGGGCGTGCCGCTCAGCCATGTCGCGCACGAGCCCTATGACGGCTACTATGGCCCCGACGTCGACACCGCCGACCTTCTGGAGCAAAGGCTCGCCGATCCCTCGAGCGGACTCGACGCTCCCGCTGCCTTCCTTGTCGAGACGGTGCAGGGTGAAGGCGGCCTCAACGCCGCATCACCCGAATGGCTCCGCCGGATTGCCGATATCGCGAAGTCGCACGGCGCGCTGCTGATCGTCGATGACATCCAGGCCGGCTGCGGCCGCACGGGCGGCTTCTTCAGCTTCGAGGCCATGGGTTTCACCCCCGACATCGTGACGCTCGCCAAGTCGCTGTCGGGCATGGGGCTGCCCTTTGCGCTGACCCTGCTGCGCCCCGAACTCGACCAATGGTCGCCAGGTGAGCACAACGGAACGTTTCGGGGGAACAACCACGCCTTCGTGACAGCAACCGCGGCGCTACGCCATTTCTGGAGCACGGATGCATTTCACCGCGACATTGAGCGGCGCAGCCAGCTTCTCGAATCGCGCCTCCTTCGCATCGCCGCCGAACATGGCTTCGAAGTGCGCGGCCGCGGCATGATGCGCGGGATCAATCTCGGCTCGGGTGAACTCGCCGCGAGCGTGACCGCCGCCTGTTTCGATGCCGGTCTCATCATCGAGACCAGCGGTGCGCGTGACGAAGTTGTCAAGGTGCTCGCGCCGCTTGTCATCGACGATGCCGTCCTCGGCATCGGCCTCGACATACTCGAAGCCAAGATACGCGAGGCGACGGACAACAATTATGCCGTCGCCGCCGAATAACGCAGGAGAAACCGCATGATCGTCCGCCACCTCAACGACATCCGCAAGTCTGACCGCAACGTCCGCTCCAATGGCTGGGCGAGCGCCCGGATGCTGCTCAAGGATGATGGAATGGGCTTCTCCTTCCACATCACCACAATGTTCGCGGGGAGCGAGCTCAAGATGCACTATCAGAACCATCTTGAGGCCGTCTTCATTCTCAAGGGCACCGGCACGGTCGAAGATCTGGCCACTGGCGAAGTCCACCGGCTGGAGCCCGGCGTTCTATATGCGCTCAATGACCATGACCGGCACATCGTGCGGCCCGAGACGGATATATTGACCGCCTGCGCCTTCAACCCGCCCGTGACCGGCAAGGAGGTGCATGACGAAAGCGGGGCCTATCCCGCTGACGCCGACCGCGTCGCTGCCGATTGATCCCAAGAATGAAAAAGGAGGCGTCCGATGCAGGACCTCTATCCCTCACGCCGCAGCGCCGAGGCGGAGATGCGGCCGCGGCTCGACCCTGTCGTTCATAACCAATGGACGGAGGACGCACCGATCAGCGCCGCGCAGGCCGAGCAGTTCGACCGCGACGGCTATATCCTGCTCCAGCATATCTTCTCGGAAGAGGAGGTGGCCTTCCTGCAAAAGGCTGCAGGCGCTCTGCTCGCGGATCCGAACGCGCTCGACCGCGAGACGATCGTGACCGAACCCCAGGCCAAAGAGATACGCTCGATCTTCGAGATCCATGCGCAAAGCCCCGTGATGGCGCGCCTCGCTGCCGACGCACGGCTTGCCGATGTCGCGCGTTTTCTGCTTGGCGACGAGGTTTACATCCACCAGTCGCGCCTCAACTATAAGCCTGGCTTTCGAGGCAAGGAATTCTACTGGCACAGCGATTTCGAGACATGGCATGTCGAGGACGGCATGCCGCGGATGCGCGCGCTGTCGATGTCGGTCCTGCTCGCGGACAATACCCCGCACAACGGGCCGCTGATGCTGATACCGGGGTCGCACCGCACGTTCTTAAGCTGCGTCGGCGAAACCCCGGACAATCATTATCTCAGCTCGCTCAAACGCCAGGAATATGGCGTCCCTGATGAAGAAAGCCTTGCCGAGCTCGCGCACAAGCACGGGATCGTGGCGCCGACCGGCAAGCCGGGGACGGTGATAGTGTTCGACTGCAATCTGATGCACGGATCGAATGGCAATATCACCCCCTTCCCGCGTGCCAACGCCTTCCTCGTCTATAACGCCCTCTGCAACCGGCTGGGGCCGCCGTTCGGGGTAGACAAGCCGCGTCCGTGGTTCCTTGCGAATCGCAGCGATCCCCGGCCGTTGACGATCGAAAGGGGCTCGCTCGTCGAGGCCGTGGCGGCATGAAGGGGCACAGCGTCGAGAAGATTGGCGGCACCTCGATGGCCGCGACGGCGACATTGTTCGACAATGTGTTGATCGGCGGCCGGTCGGGGGCCGACCTTTATAACCGCATCTTCGTCGTCTCGGCCTATGCGGGGATGACCGACCTGTTGCTCGAGAACAAGAAAAGCGGCGCGCCGGGCGTATACGGCCGCTTTGTCGCCGACGATGATGCCGGGAGCTGGCGCGGGGCGATGGAGAATGTCCGCGGCGCAATGCGCGCGCGTAACGCGGCGATGTTTGCGCGGCCCGAAAGCCGGGCCGAGGCCGACGCTTTCGTGGACCAGCGCATCGACGCGGTTGCTGCCTGTCTCGACGACCTGGCACGGCTGCGGGCCCACGGCCGCTTTTGCGTCAAGGAACAGCTGATGACGGTTCGCGAACTTCTCGCCGGAATCGGCGAAGCCCATAGCGGGCACAGCACCGCGATGCTGCTGCGCGACCGCGACGTGAACGCGTGCTTCGTCGATCTGACATTGTGGGACCAGGACCATCTTGGAAGCCTTGACGAACGGCTCAAGGACGCCTTCGCTTCGATCGACCTTGCAACGACTATGCCGATCGTCACCGGCTATGCAGGATGCGAGGGCGGGATGGTTCGTCGTTATGCGCGCGGCTATACCGAAATGACCTTCTC contains:
- a CDS encoding GNAT family N-acetyltransferase, with the translated sequence MTDTLLALSTERCRIAPLTADDARALAAITDETVTSQIDFLHEPFTESDARALIAGSGRGDVFHAVRSVGGTALDGVIGVHRRTGGHFEIGYWFAARSRGHGLATEAVRAVIDALAASRPGCSIVAECHPDNARSRALLRRVGFVSTGLAGRRPGRMLLAWRAAPLDRIDVC
- a CDS encoding MarR family winged helix-turn-helix transcriptional regulator; protein product: MDSEIASATLKALRRVLRAAEGGTRRLASATGLTPSQLLVLREIDGGEEVTPGVVAQRLQFSHATITAIVDRLVALRLVTRARSDRDKRRMLLEATPEGRRRLAEAPDMLQEIFSARFSALPAWEQAMVLAGTERLADILGAADMDAAPLIDAGPIDRA
- a CDS encoding esterase/lipase family protein, with product MTRTFCSLGTRKSASLPGTDAPPPLALLWGEAGGLLRALCGRVGRLGRIPNPDSPHPPVMVLPGFLSGDWATRTLRADLRRAGFRCYAWGLGFNRGATADLLERIDGRVEWIIARTGRAPALVGWSLGGIYAREYAKHHPDKVARVVTLGSPFSGSRRANRAWRLYHAVARHPVECPPVDFHPAPRPAIPTFALWSPRDGIVAPGSARGLPSESDRQVEVDCSHMGFAYAPASVAAIVTALTEEASARA
- the ectB gene encoding diaminobutyrate--2-oxoglutarate transaminase, yielding MTMSPEPSGTIPDTAIYDRRESAVRSYARSMPRQFGRAEGVWMHDDQGGRYLDFLSGCSTLNYGHNHPILKQALLDYISADGIAHGLDLHTSAKQDFLSAFEELILKPRGLDYRAMFTGPTGTNAVEAAIKLARKITGRELVIAFTNGFHGMTLGALACTGNAAKRGGAGVPLSHVAHEPYDGYYGPDVDTADLLEQRLADPSSGLDAPAAFLVETVQGEGGLNAASPEWLRRIADIAKSHGALLIVDDIQAGCGRTGGFFSFEAMGFTPDIVTLAKSLSGMGLPFALTLLRPELDQWSPGEHNGTFRGNNHAFVTATAALRHFWSTDAFHRDIERRSQLLESRLLRIAAEHGFEVRGRGMMRGINLGSGELAASVTAACFDAGLIIETSGARDEVVKVLAPLVIDDAVLGIGLDILEAKIREATDNNYAVAAE
- the thpD gene encoding ectoine hydroxylase, which encodes MQDLYPSRRSAEAEMRPRLDPVVHNQWTEDAPISAAQAEQFDRDGYILLQHIFSEEEVAFLQKAAGALLADPNALDRETIVTEPQAKEIRSIFEIHAQSPVMARLAADARLADVARFLLGDEVYIHQSRLNYKPGFRGKEFYWHSDFETWHVEDGMPRMRALSMSVLLADNTPHNGPLMLIPGSHRTFLSCVGETPDNHYLSSLKRQEYGVPDEESLAELAHKHGIVAPTGKPGTVIVFDCNLMHGSNGNITPFPRANAFLVYNALCNRLGPPFGVDKPRPWFLANRSDPRPLTIERGSLVEAVAA
- the ectA gene encoding diaminobutyrate acetyltransferase, with protein sequence MPPGKDRDEAPAVADEILLRKPRAADGPAITALIAACPPLDRNSRYCNLLQCAHFADNCIVAEKAGRIVGWVSGYRPPSEPDTFFVWQVAVSAEGRGKQLARRMISALLARPEQRDATHLITTITDDNEASWRLFRGLARDWRAPLERKAFFERETHFAGAHATEFLARIGPIDRQTIHEKRG
- a CDS encoding ectoine synthase; translation: MIVRHLNDIRKSDRNVRSNGWASARMLLKDDGMGFSFHITTMFAGSELKMHYQNHLEAVFILKGTGTVEDLATGEVHRLEPGVLYALNDHDRHIVRPETDILTACAFNPPVTGKEVHDESGAYPADADRVAAD